In Desulfobulbus oralis, one DNA window encodes the following:
- a CDS encoding lysozyme inhibitor LprI family protein translates to MPNPAFFGLHTVSSFPPSRTVRRTDQNSGLCWPGRAPTPAACSRLGQVFFVLLLLVLPLATASHAASFDCAKATGKVEKMICADSVLSKLDEEMASMHRKASDATADPVGFRQEHGQWLKKRNTCAEGGCVAQAYQERLAALRSLLRGPKPCFRLLERKWPEVKSGHYPVCVDVLKSMNALCAELPFHGGWKVSPSVPSLAVPQWEELDPRNHLHLIQHRYQPYQARKSS, encoded by the coding sequence ATGCCGAACCCCGCCTTTTTTGGTCTGCACACTGTCTCTTCGTTTCCTCCATCCCGTACCGTGCGCCGCACGGACCAAAACTCTGGCCTGTGCTGGCCGGGCAGAGCCCCCACACCTGCGGCCTGCAGCCGCCTGGGACAGGTCTTTTTTGTTCTGCTGCTTCTGGTGCTGCCTTTGGCAACGGCCTCCCATGCGGCCAGCTTTGACTGTGCGAAGGCGACGGGCAAGGTCGAAAAAATGATCTGCGCCGATTCTGTGCTATCGAAGCTGGATGAAGAGATGGCAAGCATGCACCGGAAGGCGAGCGATGCCACGGCTGATCCGGTGGGCTTCCGGCAAGAGCACGGGCAGTGGCTCAAAAAACGCAACACCTGCGCAGAAGGCGGCTGTGTGGCACAGGCATACCAGGAACGACTTGCGGCTTTGCGTTCGCTGCTCCGCGGGCCCAAGCCCTGTTTTCGTCTTTTGGAGCGGAAATGGCCGGAGGTGAAGAGCGGTCATTATCCTGTCTGTGTCGATGTGTTGAAGAGCATGAACGCTCTGTGCGCGGAATTGCCCTTCCACGGCGGGTGGAAAGTTTCTCCATCTGTTCCTTCTCTGGCTGTGCCGCAATGGGAAGAACTGGATCCCAGAAACCATCTCCACCTGATCCAGCATAGGTACCAACCCTATCAAGCCCGAAAAAGCTCCTGA
- a CDS encoding sulfite exporter TauE/SafE family protein has translation MYFPTAGIACNPLVPFLVSLGISFFTSMGGITGALLLLPFQMSVLGYVNPSVSATNQFFNVLACPSGVWTYWREGRMVWPLAAAIVAGTLPGVFLGAVVRVWLLPDPGHFRVFVALVLLSMGGRLARDAWRSRPALPSRTAGQRQRPGSGSPFVCQVLRRSSREIVLSFQHRTYTVTARRLWLLSLSVGLVGGVYGIGGGGIIATFLISLFGLPIYVAAGATLFATALTSLAAVGFYALLAPLSPDLAVTPDWKLGLLMGLGGMCGMYFGSRCQKFVPQAALKTMLALIMLLTALRYLARAL, from the coding sequence ATGTATTTTCCCACCGCAGGCATTGCATGCAACCCGCTTGTGCCCTTTCTCGTCTCTTTGGGCATTTCCTTTTTTACCAGCATGGGCGGCATCACGGGCGCGCTGCTGCTTCTGCCCTTTCAGATGAGTGTGCTGGGCTATGTCAACCCCAGTGTGAGCGCCACCAACCAGTTTTTCAATGTCCTGGCCTGTCCTTCCGGGGTCTGGACCTACTGGCGCGAGGGCCGGATGGTCTGGCCGCTTGCGGCGGCGATTGTGGCGGGCACTCTGCCCGGCGTGTTTCTGGGGGCGGTGGTGCGGGTCTGGCTTTTGCCCGATCCCGGCCATTTCAGGGTATTTGTCGCTCTGGTCCTGCTCTCTATGGGCGGCAGGCTGGCCAGGGACGCATGGCGAAGCCGGCCGGCCCTGCCCAGCCGGACAGCAGGCCAGCGGCAGCGCCCTGGGTCCGGCTCCCCCTTTGTCTGCCAGGTGCTGCGCCGGAGCAGCCGGGAAATCGTCCTCTCGTTTCAGCATCGGACCTACACCGTCACCGCGCGCAGGTTGTGGCTGCTGAGCCTGAGCGTAGGCCTCGTTGGCGGCGTTTACGGCATTGGGGGCGGCGGCATCATTGCCACCTTTCTCATCTCCTTGTTTGGCCTGCCCATTTACGTGGCGGCCGGCGCGACGCTCTTTGCCACAGCCCTCACTTCGCTGGCCGCGGTGGGTTTTTATGCCCTGCTGGCGCCCCTCTCCCCAGACCTGGCCGTGACGCCGGACTGGAAGCTGGGCCTGTTGATGGGCCTGGGCGGCATGTGCGGCATGTACTTCGGGTCGCGCTGCCAGAAATTCGTCCCCCAGGCGGCGCTCAAGACCATGCTGGCCCTGATCATGCTCCTGACCGCCCTGCGCTATCTGGCCCGGGCGCTGTAA
- a CDS encoding NAD-dependent succinate-semialdehyde dehydrogenase, with product MNLQFPELMRTQPYVDGRWVQCGRSFAVNNPADGGKVADVGDADVPLAESALEAAAAAFPAWRDRTAAERCRLLHRWCELIVEHQEDLALIITTEQGKPLAEARAELANAWAFVEWFAEEGKRVYGETIPAPGTDRRIVVIRQPVGVVAALTPWNFPSSMITRKAAPALAVGCTFVLRPASATPLSALALAKLADMAGIPAGVFNVVPSSASQAIGRLFTESPRVAKFSFTGSTAVGRELMARCASTVKRVSLELGGNAPFLVFDDADLDAAVAGAMASKYRNAGQTCICANRFFVQRSVQDAFADRLAAAVKALKVGPGTAAGVDIGPLISTEALQDVDALVRQSVAAGATLVCGGRPHALGGTFYEPTILKGVSNDMPIAVNEIFGPVSPLIVFDTEAEAVQLANDTPYGLASYCYARDIGRIWRVAEGLEYGMVGINEAVLTNASAPFGGVKQSGLGREGSRYGLDEYLEIKYLCLGGMQQ from the coding sequence ATGAATCTGCAGTTTCCCGAATTGATGAGAACCCAGCCCTATGTTGACGGACGCTGGGTGCAGTGCGGCAGGAGCTTTGCCGTGAACAATCCGGCGGATGGCGGCAAGGTGGCTGATGTGGGCGATGCCGATGTGCCCCTGGCCGAATCCGCCCTGGAAGCGGCTGCAGCCGCCTTTCCGGCCTGGCGCGACCGCACGGCTGCCGAACGCTGCCGCCTGCTGCACCGCTGGTGCGAGCTGATCGTCGAGCACCAGGAGGATCTGGCCCTGATCATTACCACGGAACAGGGCAAGCCTCTGGCCGAGGCCAGGGCGGAGCTGGCCAATGCCTGGGCCTTTGTCGAGTGGTTTGCCGAAGAGGGCAAGCGGGTGTACGGCGAGACCATTCCCGCACCCGGCACAGACAGGCGCATCGTGGTCATCAGGCAGCCGGTGGGCGTGGTGGCGGCCCTGACCCCGTGGAATTTCCCGAGTTCCATGATTACGAGAAAGGCCGCGCCCGCTCTGGCCGTGGGTTGCACCTTTGTGCTGCGGCCGGCTTCGGCCACGCCGCTTTCCGCGCTGGCGCTCGCCAAACTGGCCGACATGGCCGGCATTCCGGCAGGGGTCTTCAACGTGGTGCCCAGCAGCGCCTCCCAGGCCATTGGCCGGCTCTTCACCGAGAGCCCCAGGGTCGCCAAGTTTTCCTTCACCGGCTCCACCGCAGTGGGCAGGGAACTCATGGCCCGGTGCGCCTCCACGGTCAAGCGTGTCTCGCTGGAGCTGGGCGGCAACGCGCCCTTTCTGGTCTTTGACGACGCCGATCTGGATGCCGCGGTGGCTGGCGCCATGGCAAGCAAATACCGCAATGCCGGCCAGACCTGCATCTGCGCCAACCGTTTTTTTGTGCAGCGGAGCGTGCAGGACGCCTTTGCGGACAGGCTCGCGGCAGCCGTCAAGGCGCTGAAAGTCGGCCCCGGCACGGCGGCGGGCGTGGACATCGGGCCGCTGATCAGCACAGAGGCGCTGCAGGATGTGGATGCTCTGGTGCGGCAGTCGGTGGCCGCCGGCGCCACACTGGTGTGCGGCGGCAGGCCCCATGCCCTGGGCGGCACCTTCTACGAACCGACCATCCTGAAGGGGGTGAGCAATGACATGCCGATTGCGGTCAACGAAATTTTCGGCCCGGTTTCACCGCTCATCGTGTTCGATACCGAAGCCGAGGCTGTCCAACTGGCGAACGACACGCCCTATGGCCTGGCCTCGTACTGCTATGCCCGCGACATTGGCCGGATCTGGCGGGTGGCCGAAGGGCTGGAATACGGCATGGTGGGCATCAACGAGGCCGTGCTGACCAATGCCTCCGCCCCCTTTGGCGGGGTGAAGCAGTCCGGTCTGGGCCGGGAAGGCTCCCGTTACGGCCTGGACGAGTATCTGGAAATCAAATATCTGTGCCTGGGCGGCATGCAGCAATAG
- the mtnA gene encoding S-methyl-5-thioribose-1-phosphate isomerase, whose product MLVDGKAWRSIWPLADGTAVAVIDQTKLPFAFVVARLETLADAARAIAEMLVRGAPLIGATAAYGFWLGMREAADDMHLARVADTLVACRPTAVNLRWAVERMQARLAPLAPAERPAAAFAEVGRICEEDVAANAAIGRHGLALIKAIWQKKGRKAPVNILTHCNAGWLATVDWGTALAPVYAAAEAGIPLHVWVDETRPRNQGASLTAWELAKAGIAHHLLADNAGGHLMQHGQVDLCIVGSDRTTASGDVCNKIGTYLKALAARANGVPFYAALPGSTVDWRLSDGIREIPIEERAGAELLSVQGRTEDGRVLRVRIAPDETPACNPAFDVTPAGLVTGLITERGLCPASRAGLAALFPERAG is encoded by the coding sequence ATGCTGGTGGACGGCAAGGCCTGGCGCAGCATCTGGCCGCTTGCAGACGGCACGGCGGTTGCCGTTATTGACCAGACGAAACTGCCCTTTGCCTTCGTGGTGGCCCGGTTGGAGACCCTGGCCGATGCGGCGCGGGCCATTGCGGAGATGCTCGTGCGGGGTGCGCCCCTTATCGGAGCCACCGCGGCCTACGGCTTCTGGCTGGGTATGCGGGAGGCTGCGGACGACATGCACCTGGCAAGGGTTGCGGACACGCTCGTCGCCTGCCGGCCCACGGCCGTGAATCTGCGCTGGGCCGTGGAGCGGATGCAGGCCCGCCTTGCCCCCCTGGCTCCGGCGGAACGGCCGGCCGCAGCCTTTGCCGAGGTGGGCCGGATCTGTGAGGAAGATGTGGCCGCCAACGCGGCCATCGGCCGCCACGGCCTGGCGCTGATCAAGGCCATCTGGCAGAAAAAGGGCCGGAAAGCGCCGGTCAACATCCTCACCCACTGCAATGCGGGCTGGCTGGCCACGGTGGACTGGGGCACGGCCCTGGCGCCCGTCTATGCCGCCGCAGAGGCCGGCATTCCCCTGCACGTGTGGGTGGACGAGACCCGGCCCCGCAATCAGGGCGCCTCGCTCACCGCCTGGGAGCTGGCCAAGGCGGGCATTGCCCACCATCTGCTGGCGGACAACGCAGGCGGTCATCTCATGCAGCACGGTCAGGTCGATCTCTGCATTGTGGGCAGTGATCGGACCACGGCGAGCGGCGACGTGTGCAATAAAATCGGCACCTACCTGAAGGCCCTGGCCGCCCGGGCCAACGGCGTGCCTTTCTACGCGGCCCTGCCCGGTTCCACGGTGGACTGGAGGTTGAGCGACGGGATCAGGGAGATTCCCATTGAAGAGCGGGCAGGGGCGGAGCTCCTGAGCGTGCAGGGCAGGACGGAGGACGGCCGGGTGCTCAGGGTACGGATTGCCCCGGACGAAACGCCGGCCTGCAATCCTGCCTTTGATGTGACCCCGGCAGGCCTCGTGACCGGCCTTATTACCGAGCGCGGCCTCTGCCCGGCCAGCAGGGCCGGACTGGCAGCGCTGTTCCCTGAAAGGGCAGGATAG
- a CDS encoding sulfite exporter TauE/SafE family protein, translated as MYFPTAGIACHPLVPFAVAAGLSFFTSMGGISGAFLLLPFQMSVLGYVNPSVSATNQFYNLIATPSGIWRYRREGRLVWPLAGTIAAGTLPGVLVGAFVRIYLLPDPGHFKIFAGLVLLYIGLRLAVSVWQERAALGRRSGRRTADTWVGGCQTLVWNGREIRLRFQERDFALSTRSLLLLSLIVGLVGGIYGIGGGAIMSPFLVSLFGLPVYVVAGATLCATALTSFAGVACYWMLAPFHAGIAVAPDWRLGLLIGLGGMCGMYAGARCQKFVPAAVIKVMLVLVLCFTALRYLLQAL; from the coding sequence ATGTACTTTCCCACCGCAGGCATTGCATGCCACCCGCTTGTGCCCTTTGCCGTGGCCGCAGGCCTTTCCTTCTTCACCAGCATGGGCGGCATCAGCGGCGCCTTTTTGCTGCTGCCCTTCCAGATGAGTGTGCTGGGCTACGTCAACCCCAGCGTGAGCGCCACCAACCAGTTCTACAACCTTATCGCCACGCCGTCCGGCATCTGGCGCTACCGGCGGGAGGGCCGGCTGGTCTGGCCGCTCGCGGGCACGATCGCAGCCGGCACCCTGCCCGGCGTTCTGGTCGGCGCCTTCGTGCGCATCTATCTCCTGCCCGATCCCGGACATTTCAAAATCTTTGCCGGACTGGTGCTGCTCTACATCGGTCTGCGCCTGGCCGTGAGCGTCTGGCAGGAGCGCGCTGCGCTGGGGCGGCGGAGCGGCAGAAGAACCGCAGACACTTGGGTGGGCGGCTGCCAGACCCTTGTCTGGAACGGCCGGGAAATCCGGCTGCGCTTTCAGGAGCGGGATTTTGCCCTCTCCACACGCAGCCTTTTGCTGCTCAGCCTGATTGTAGGCCTGGTGGGCGGCATTTACGGGATTGGCGGCGGGGCCATCATGTCGCCCTTTCTGGTGTCGCTGTTCGGGCTGCCGGTATACGTGGTGGCCGGCGCCACCCTGTGCGCCACCGCCCTGACCTCCTTTGCCGGCGTGGCCTGCTACTGGATGCTCGCCCCCTTCCATGCGGGCATCGCCGTGGCCCCCGACTGGCGGCTGGGGCTCCTGATCGGCCTGGGCGGCATGTGCGGCATGTACGCGGGCGCGCGCTGCCAGAAATTCGTGCCGGCCGCTGTCATCAAGGTCATGCTGGTCCTGGTGCTCTGCTTTACGGCCCTGCGCTATCTGCTGCAGGCGCTGTAA
- a CDS encoding class II aldolase/adducin family protein gives MNAAESRGALLETARAMNAGGLNQGSSGNVSLRLQDAMLITPSALPYHRCTPEDMVELAWDGNCSGPRRPSSEWRMHRDIYLAYPQAQCILHAHAPWCSTLACLERGIPAQHYMVALAGGPIRCTPYQPFGTQALSDAAVAGLAGRSAVLLGHHGLVCYADTLDQTLALACEVEFLARVYGQSLQITAEPPLLPEASVTALLARFADYKRLGRSGREG, from the coding sequence ATGAATGCCGCCGAAAGCCGTGGGGCGCTGTTGGAGACGGCCCGGGCCATGAACGCGGGCGGCCTGAATCAGGGGTCTTCCGGCAATGTCAGCCTGCGGCTGCAGGATGCCATGCTGATCACGCCCTCGGCCCTGCCGTATCATCGCTGTACGCCGGAAGATATGGTCGAACTCGCCTGGGACGGCAACTGTTCGGGCCCGCGCCGCCCCTCTTCCGAATGGCGGATGCACCGGGACATCTATCTGGCCTATCCGCAGGCGCAATGCATTCTCCATGCCCATGCGCCCTGGTGCAGCACCCTGGCCTGCCTGGAGCGGGGCATTCCGGCCCAGCACTACATGGTGGCCCTGGCCGGCGGTCCGATTCGCTGCACGCCGTATCAGCCCTTTGGCACGCAGGCGCTTTCGGATGCGGCCGTGGCCGGGCTTGCAGGTCGGAGCGCCGTGCTGTTGGGGCATCACGGCCTCGTCTGCTATGCGGACACGCTGGACCAGACGCTGGCTTTGGCCTGCGAGGTGGAGTTTCTGGCCCGCGTCTATGGCCAGAGCCTGCAGATCACGGCTGAGCCGCCGCTGCTGCCGGAGGCGAGCGTGACAGCGCTGCTGGCGCGTTTTGCAGACTACAAACGGCTGGGCCGGTCCGGGCGGGAAGGCTGA
- a CDS encoding MBL fold metallo-hydrolase has translation MGEGSNAWSFPENNNRMTAFQRSGGDSSKEGQVSLEYFAHSSFRITSPGGMTIVIDPWRNDPSGAWGQWFPEEYPEIYADIVLSTHAHFDHDAVHRVHAAVTLERPVGIFSVGDVKIEGLGDKHMFHAKGSYRWTDVFAESGIPTPPGNPMHLDNSIIVVETGGMRIAHWGDNRPEPDEYVMGRLRGIDVLILPIDGSEHILTAEDIAGLIDRLEPKVVIPMHYRIQGAVTVLSTLQTPDAWLDMMPAVIRHTEARWTFHRADIARYRRQAFSFGNQYVRK, from the coding sequence ATGGGAGAGGGATCCAACGCGTGGAGTTTTCCGGAAAACAATAACCGCATGACAGCTTTTCAGCGAAGCGGCGGCGATTCGAGCAAAGAAGGTCAGGTCTCTCTTGAGTATTTCGCCCACTCTTCTTTCCGCATTACCAGTCCTGGTGGCATGACTATCGTCATCGATCCTTGGCGGAATGACCCCTCCGGGGCGTGGGGACAGTGGTTTCCGGAAGAATATCCAGAGATATACGCGGACATTGTCCTTTCCACCCACGCCCATTTCGACCATGACGCCGTGCACCGCGTCCACGCAGCCGTCACCCTGGAGCGTCCCGTTGGGATCTTCAGCGTAGGCGACGTGAAGATCGAGGGCCTCGGAGACAAACATATGTTCCATGCCAAGGGATCGTACCGCTGGACGGATGTTTTTGCCGAGTCCGGCATACCCACGCCTCCCGGAAATCCGATGCATCTGGACAACAGCATCATCGTGGTCGAAACAGGCGGGATGCGCATCGCGCACTGGGGCGACAACCGTCCAGAACCCGATGAGTACGTCATGGGCCGCCTCAGAGGTATCGATGTCCTGATCCTGCCCATTGACGGCTCGGAGCACATTCTCACGGCGGAAGATATCGCAGGGCTCATAGACAGGCTGGAGCCGAAAGTGGTCATCCCCATGCATTACCGCATACAGGGCGCGGTGACGGTACTCAGCACGCTGCAAACTCCGGATGCTTGGCTGGACATGATGCCGGCCGTCATCCGGCATACCGAAGCCAGATGGACGTTTCACAGAGCGGACATAGCGCGGTATCGCAGACAGGCATTCTCTTTCGGCAACCAGTACGTCAGAAAATAG
- a CDS encoding IMP cyclohydrolase, protein MSDLKKMYAALLGDAFPQEMTITLGKTALVYRKRSWAIRNAEGQLEERGLRYGENPDQEAALYELVNGNLVLGDCRFIGPGQGLVSALEVGDMLQVGKHPGKINLTDVDNGLNIIKYFMDSPAAVILKHNNPSGAALGDSLVQAYARANNCDRIAAFGGALVVNRPVDRASAEAMAENYLEVVCAPDFEEGTLDVLGRRKNLRILRIHAIERLVSYEHARFLDFKSLIDGGLIVQQSAVNRIRSAADLLPAACTYKGQDYRCAREPDEREIRDMIFGWAVEHGVTSNSVLFVKDGCTVGIGAGEQDRVGVAEIAVLKAYRNAAQALALDHFGKAYAGLAEAEKAEIDAQVKADRAGLQGSVMISDAFFPFRDGAEVGIREGVSAILQAGGSIRDFESIEACNEARPQVAMKFTGCRSFKH, encoded by the coding sequence ATGAGCGATCTGAAAAAAATGTATGCCGCCCTTTTGGGCGATGCCTTTCCACAGGAAATGACCATTACCCTGGGCAAAACGGCCCTGGTCTACAGAAAGCGCAGTTGGGCCATCAGAAACGCAGAAGGCCAGCTCGAGGAGCGGGGGTTGCGCTACGGCGAGAATCCGGACCAGGAGGCGGCGCTCTACGAACTGGTGAACGGCAATCTGGTGCTGGGCGACTGCCGTTTCATCGGGCCGGGCCAGGGTCTCGTGAGCGCCCTGGAGGTAGGCGACATGCTGCAGGTGGGCAAGCATCCGGGCAAGATCAACCTGACCGATGTGGACAATGGCCTGAATATTATCAAGTACTTCATGGACAGCCCGGCTGCGGTCATTCTGAAGCACAACAATCCCTCTGGCGCGGCGCTGGGCGACTCGCTGGTCCAGGCCTATGCACGCGCCAACAACTGTGACCGCATCGCGGCTTTTGGCGGGGCGCTGGTGGTCAACCGGCCGGTGGACAGGGCGAGCGCCGAAGCCATGGCGGAAAACTATCTGGAAGTGGTCTGTGCGCCCGACTTCGAGGAGGGCACGCTCGATGTCCTCGGCCGGCGCAAGAACCTGCGCATCCTGCGCATCCACGCCATCGAGCGGCTGGTCAGCTATGAGCACGCGCGTTTTCTGGACTTCAAATCGCTGATTGACGGCGGCCTCATCGTGCAGCAGTCGGCGGTGAACCGCATCCGGAGCGCGGCAGACCTGCTGCCCGCAGCCTGCACCTACAAGGGTCAGGACTACCGCTGTGCCCGTGAGCCGGACGAACGGGAGATCCGGGATATGATCTTCGGCTGGGCCGTGGAGCACGGGGTGACGTCGAATTCGGTGCTCTTTGTCAAGGATGGCTGCACCGTGGGCATTGGCGCGGGTGAGCAGGACCGAGTCGGGGTGGCGGAGATCGCGGTTTTGAAAGCCTATCGGAATGCGGCCCAGGCCCTGGCCCTGGACCACTTCGGCAAGGCTTACGCCGGACTGGCTGAGGCCGAAAAAGCGGAAATCGATGCACAGGTCAAGGCAGACAGGGCAGGCCTGCAGGGCTCGGTCATGATTTCCGACGCCTTCTTCCCCTTCCGGGATGGGGCAGAGGTGGGCATCCGCGAGGGCGTGTCGGCCATCCTGCAGGCCGGCGGTTCCATTCGGGACTTCGAGTCCATCGAAGCCTGCAACGAGGCAAGGCCACAGGTGGCCATGAAGTTTACCGGCTGCCGTTCTTTCAAGCACTGA
- the sppA gene encoding signal peptide peptidase SppA, with protein MKRLFTLLFWPFRLFWRFLKTGLTVLTNLVFLLFLGCFLIGLFYRPEVKVPDGCALVIAPEGDVVEERSVISPISRHFGKLAGVSLEEEVFLQDLIDGIDAAAKDGRIRYLVLNLDKLGAASLDQLSAVAGALDRAKKAGKKIIAAGNGFNQFQYYLASRANEIWLNPVGTADVHGFASLGLYFKDALDKLGVRMHVFRVGTYKSAIEPLVRNDMSAEDREARTAWMQRLWLLYSNDIAKARGLDADALRAQILDRHAILAASGGDQARAALNMRLVDALKTRPEMRLALRQLVGPAQSGKQDFNALSFDRYLETVERSYSATEQPARIGIITARGNITDGKGGVGQIGADTLLAQFDKARKNQNLKAVVLRLSSGGGSAGASELIRQGVLELKKSGKIVVVSMGEVAASGGYWLSANADCIVAAPSTLTGSIGIFGAIPTLESSLARLGVHGDGVAVGSPGLPANIVTGISAADAAAIQSSVDYGYRRFLAIVAEGRKKPVDEVARIAEGRVWDGATARELGLVDSLGNLDAAVARAAELAKVPKESAVWLKPAGMPFLEELAQIGAGVQARFRPRQLPAAEQALSELQTRYGFLLQTHDVNHVYAHSLVGETTSLLR; from the coding sequence ATGAAACGCCTTTTCACCCTGCTCTTTTGGCCCTTCCGCCTGTTCTGGCGCTTTCTGAAAACCGGTCTCACCGTCCTGACCAATCTGGTTTTCCTGCTCTTCCTCGGGTGCTTTCTGATCGGTCTGTTCTACAGGCCCGAAGTGAAGGTCCCGGACGGCTGCGCCCTCGTCATCGCGCCCGAAGGCGATGTGGTGGAAGAGCGCTCGGTCATCAGCCCCATCTCCCGCCACTTCGGCAAATTGGCCGGCGTCTCGCTGGAAGAGGAGGTCTTTCTGCAGGACCTCATCGACGGCATCGATGCAGCGGCAAAGGATGGCCGTATCAGGTATCTGGTTCTGAACCTGGACAAACTCGGCGCGGCCAGCCTGGATCAGCTTTCGGCCGTGGCAGGTGCCCTGGATCGGGCGAAAAAGGCGGGCAAGAAGATCATTGCCGCGGGCAACGGCTTCAACCAGTTTCAATACTATCTGGCCAGCCGGGCCAACGAGATCTGGCTCAACCCGGTCGGCACGGCAGATGTGCACGGCTTCGCCTCCCTTGGCCTCTACTTCAAGGACGCCCTGGATAAATTGGGCGTCAGGATGCATGTCTTCCGGGTGGGCACGTACAAAAGTGCGATCGAACCCCTTGTGCGCAACGACATGTCGGCCGAGGACCGGGAGGCCAGAACGGCCTGGATGCAGCGGCTCTGGCTGCTGTACAGCAACGACATCGCCAAGGCCCGTGGCCTGGACGCCGATGCCCTGCGCGCGCAGATTCTGGACCGGCACGCCATCCTGGCCGCCAGCGGCGGCGACCAGGCCCGGGCTGCACTGAACATGCGGCTCGTGGACGCGCTCAAGACCCGGCCCGAAATGCGACTGGCCCTGCGACAACTGGTTGGTCCGGCCCAAAGCGGCAAGCAGGACTTCAACGCGCTCTCCTTCGACCGCTATCTGGAAACCGTGGAGCGGTCTTACAGCGCCACGGAGCAGCCTGCGCGCATCGGCATCATTACGGCCAGAGGCAACATCACGGACGGCAAGGGCGGGGTTGGCCAGATCGGGGCAGACACGCTGCTGGCCCAGTTCGACAAGGCCCGAAAGAACCAGAATCTCAAGGCGGTGGTGCTGCGTCTCTCCAGCGGCGGCGGCAGTGCAGGCGCTTCGGAACTCATCCGGCAGGGCGTGCTGGAGTTGAAGAAGTCCGGCAAAATCGTGGTGGTTTCCATGGGGGAAGTGGCCGCCTCCGGCGGGTACTGGCTCTCGGCCAATGCGGATTGCATTGTGGCCGCACCCTCGACGCTGACCGGTTCCATCGGCATCTTCGGCGCAATACCCACCCTGGAAAGCAGTCTGGCCCGGCTGGGCGTGCACGGGGACGGCGTGGCGGTCGGCAGTCCGGGCCTGCCTGCAAACATCGTAACCGGCATATCCGCGGCCGATGCGGCGGCCATACAGTCCAGCGTGGACTATGGCTATCGCCGCTTCCTGGCCATTGTGGCCGAAGGCCGCAAAAAGCCGGTGGACGAGGTGGCGCGCATCGCCGAGGGTCGGGTCTGGGACGGCGCCACCGCCAGGGAACTGGGGCTGGTGGACAGCCTGGGCAATCTCGACGCAGCCGTGGCCAGGGCGGCCGAACTCGCCAAGGTGCCGAAGGAAAGCGCGGTCTGGCTGAAGCCGGCAGGCATGCCCTTCCTGGAAGAGCTGGCCCAGATCGGAGCCGGCGTGCAGGCCCGTTTCCGGCCCCGGCAACTGCCGGCCGCGGAACAGGCGCTCTCCGAATTGCAGACGCGCTACGGCTTTCTGCTGCAGACCCACGATGTCAACCACGTGTATGCCCACAGCCTTGTGGGCGAAACCACCAGTCTTTTGCGCTGA